A genomic stretch from Algoriphagus halophilus includes:
- a CDS encoding cupin domain-containing protein yields MSNYCVDLKSLVPVDNAHGFGKKLVFKKNDELDNSLTQIAIGVFQPDESCEEHMHPTMFEYFYFLNGEGTYRVGGEDIKIYNGLLLEIPAGVLHSLHNEGIDELRFLYWGVAI; encoded by the coding sequence ATGTCTAATTATTGTGTAGATTTAAAGAGTTTAGTTCCTGTAGATAATGCTCATGGCTTTGGAAAAAAGCTAGTTTTTAAAAAGAATGATGAGCTTGACAATTCATTGACTCAAATTGCAATTGGTGTTTTTCAACCAGATGAATCTTGCGAAGAGCATATGCATCCTACAATGTTTGAGTATTTTTATTTCCTAAATGGTGAAGGTACATATCGCGTTGGAGGAGAGGATATTAAAATTTACAATGGCTTACTATTAGAAATCCCCGCAGGCGTTCTTCATTCTCTACATAATGAAGGAATAGATGAACTTAGGTTTTTATATTGGGGAGTTGCAATTTAA
- a CDS encoding NAD-dependent epimerase/dehydratase family protein, with product MKKALVCGAGGFIGGHLVNRLKSEGYWVRGVDIKENEYGNTNSDEFVLGDLRDVNLVKQVVTSDLDEIYQLAADMGGAGFVFTGDNDADIMHNSALCNLNVLEEMKRKGVKNVFYSSSACMYPEYNQMDPDNPKCSEDSAYPAAPDSEYGWEKLFSERLYLTYNRNHGFNSKIGRFHNIFGPQGTWKGGREKAPAAICRKVAMAQNGDVIEVWGDGTQTRSFLIVDECVDGIRRLMESDFAGPVNIGSEEMISIQNFTRLVMDISGKDLSIKNIEGPTGVKGRNSDNKLIKEKLGWAPSIPLRNGVEKTYNWILDQIKVTENV from the coding sequence ATGAAAAAAGCATTAGTTTGTGGTGCTGGTGGATTCATCGGCGGACATTTAGTAAACAGATTAAAGAGTGAAGGTTATTGGGTTCGTGGGGTAGATATCAAAGAGAATGAGTATGGTAATACGAATTCAGATGAATTTGTTTTAGGAGATCTACGGGATGTTAATTTGGTAAAGCAGGTAGTAACTTCTGATCTGGATGAAATCTATCAGCTAGCAGCTGATATGGGAGGAGCAGGCTTTGTATTTACGGGTGACAATGATGCCGATATTATGCATAATAGTGCGCTTTGTAATTTGAATGTTCTTGAAGAAATGAAGAGAAAGGGAGTTAAGAATGTCTTTTATTCTTCTTCCGCCTGTATGTATCCCGAATACAATCAAATGGATCCAGACAATCCTAAATGTTCTGAGGATAGTGCATATCCAGCAGCTCCAGATAGTGAATATGGATGGGAAAAACTGTTTAGTGAGCGTTTATATTTAACCTACAATAGAAACCATGGTTTCAATTCAAAAATTGGCAGGTTTCATAATATATTCGGACCACAGGGAACCTGGAAAGGTGGTAGAGAAAAAGCTCCTGCTGCCATTTGCAGAAAAGTAGCAATGGCACAGAATGGGGATGTTATAGAGGTTTGGGGAGACGGAACCCAGACTAGGTCATTTTTGATTGTTGATGAATGTGTTGATGGTATTAGAAGATTAATGGAATCAGACTTTGCCGGACCAGTAAATATTGGATCCGAAGAAATGATCTCTATTCAAAACTTTACCAGATTAGTAATGGACATATCTGGCAAAGATTTGTCTATAAAAAATATTGAAGGTCCGACCGGTGTAAAAGGTAGAAATTCCGATAATAAACTAATCAAAGAAAAATTGGGGTGGGCCCCTTCAATCCCATTAAGAAATGGTGTTGAGAAAACATATAATTGGATACTTGATCAGATCAAAGTCACTGAAAATGTCTAA
- a CDS encoding WecB/TagA/CpsF family glycosyltransferase — protein sequence MINRAITVVDIPLFKDGFDSAVDLVLSEIIHRESSGTNRCISATGAHGIMEAKTDANFNKVLNEFYINLPDGMPGVWVGRAKGAKAMERCYGPDFFEAMMVKSCNTNIKHFFCGGMEGVADKLKQACSEKFENNNVVGTFCPPFMDVKDYDYESISDLINSSGANIVWVGISSPKQEKFAKYLSQFTQVDFLITVGAAFDFHIGNVKQAPKWIQKSGLEWLFRLSVEPKRLYKRYVSIVPKFAFYGVKDLINYKLKLNK from the coding sequence ATGATAAATAGAGCTATTACTGTGGTAGATATACCACTTTTTAAAGATGGATTTGATTCAGCTGTTGATCTTGTTTTGTCAGAGATTATTCACAGGGAGAGTAGCGGGACAAACAGGTGCATCAGTGCAACAGGTGCACATGGCATCATGGAAGCAAAAACAGATGCAAATTTCAACAAGGTTTTAAATGAGTTTTATATCAATTTGCCTGACGGTATGCCTGGAGTATGGGTAGGAAGGGCTAAAGGAGCAAAAGCTATGGAGAGGTGCTATGGGCCGGACTTTTTTGAAGCTATGATGGTCAAATCATGTAACACAAATATTAAACATTTTTTTTGTGGAGGTATGGAAGGGGTAGCTGATAAATTAAAACAGGCATGTAGTGAGAAGTTTGAAAATAATAATGTAGTAGGGACGTTTTGTCCTCCATTTATGGATGTCAAAGATTATGACTATGAGTCTATTTCCGATCTAATAAACTCTTCGGGTGCAAATATTGTTTGGGTTGGGATTAGCAGTCCAAAGCAGGAGAAGTTCGCCAAATATCTTTCACAATTTACGCAAGTGGATTTTTTAATTACAGTTGGTGCTGCATTCGATTTTCATATTGGTAATGTTAAGCAAGCCCCAAAATGGATCCAAAAGTCGGGGTTGGAGTGGTTATTCAGATTAAGTGTAGAACCAAAAAGACTCTACAAAAGGTATGTGAGCATCGTACCAAAATTCGCATTTTACGGAGTAAAAGATTTAATAAATTATAAACTTAAATTAAATAAATGA
- a CDS encoding glycosyltransferase family 4 protein has translation MKYILAIILTPTFGGPHNQIFRLNDSLKKAGYQYIVLTPDPNGTGTRRLKEKGIKVINRELHRPRKSLNLAIHFQYFTNFFSDIKFIQEVIVSNKIDLVQLCGLFNIQGAIAANRSNKPVVWQLLSNFAPKWLRNLLSPFVKKHSDVIMTTGLQIAKEHGDIAKFNNLIPFYPPVDCNSFKFDEDKKKMMRGYLDVPNDAFLIGTIGNQNRQKAHENFVKICDRFKQKAGKDGVFFRVIGNKTESQWTYYKSNVIDLIEAKGLGRDGFLTVSIPKFEISDYLSAFDVFLLSSKAEGVPTVILESMASSLPIVTSDVGAISEVVKDMENGCLYQLDDLDKAVDYLIQLSLNQNEIERIGELNKCEALEKYDVSECARIHISAFKLAMDQS, from the coding sequence ATGAAATATATTCTAGCTATAATTCTGACTCCAACTTTTGGTGGGCCTCATAATCAGATTTTCAGATTAAATGATTCTCTTAAAAAAGCGGGATATCAATACATTGTATTAACTCCTGACCCAAATGGGACTGGAACAAGAAGGTTGAAAGAGAAGGGAATAAAAGTCATCAATCGAGAATTGCACAGGCCGAGAAAGTCATTAAACTTAGCCATTCATTTTCAATATTTTACTAATTTTTTTTCTGATATAAAGTTTATTCAGGAAGTAATTGTTAGTAATAAGATTGACTTGGTCCAGCTTTGTGGTCTATTTAATATCCAAGGTGCTATAGCTGCCAATCGTAGCAATAAACCAGTTGTGTGGCAGTTATTAAGTAATTTTGCACCTAAGTGGTTGCGAAACCTTTTGTCACCCTTCGTTAAGAAACATTCGGATGTGATCATGACGACAGGTTTGCAAATAGCAAAAGAACATGGAGATATTGCAAAATTCAACAATTTGATACCGTTTTACCCACCTGTTGATTGCAATTCATTCAAATTCGATGAAGACAAAAAAAAAATGATGCGTGGCTATTTAGATGTTCCGAATGATGCTTTTCTGATCGGCACTATCGGGAATCAAAACAGGCAAAAGGCCCATGAAAATTTTGTAAAAATATGCGATAGATTTAAGCAAAAAGCTGGTAAAGACGGTGTGTTTTTCAGGGTCATCGGAAATAAGACAGAATCCCAATGGACTTACTACAAAAGTAATGTAATTGACCTGATAGAAGCTAAAGGCTTAGGTAGAGATGGCTTCCTTACTGTTTCAATACCTAAGTTTGAGATATCAGATTATTTATCTGCGTTTGATGTGTTTTTATTGTCTTCCAAAGCAGAAGGAGTGCCCACGGTCATCTTGGAATCAATGGCTTCTTCATTGCCTATAGTGACTTCTGATGTTGGTGCAATTTCTGAGGTGGTAAAAGATATGGAGAATGGCTGTTTATATCAGTTAGACGATTTGGATAAGGCTGTAGATTATCTTATACAACTTAGTTTGAACCAAAATGAAATAGAGAGAATAGGAGAATTAAATAAGTGCGAAGCTTTAGAAAAATACGATGTGTCTGAGTGCGCCCGAATTCACATAAGTGCCTTTAAACTAGCAATGGACCAGTCATGA
- a CDS encoding polysaccharide pyruvyl transferase family protein — protein MNLLILGHFGGHNTGDEAMLYGLLTQLNVNSDFRIELVSKGSSSDYFFNFPVKIVKPGVKQILSSLKNSDFVILCGGTHFHDDYVFSRYLRHVRYLFRYLGIFTLARISGKKVCLIGNGLGPFKYSFTKVLTQAAIRLSNLTTVRDMASYEEIKTLGMVSSNTFLTFDLAALLPLSRSEIDSSLIGVSLTPLHYYNAEGEDLNQLYQDQVFDGLNKAMVANANLKVKIFVIRGGERESDVDISRLLFNRLIGIFSESRVALSNFNYNPISTLNEIAECRGGFIASRYHSAMLGYISSLPLLFLAYHRKLEDLAFDVKLHPDACVPLNKSYLGTDKIKNSIYELSIGNDQRFIAEVTPNVMVEKSLENIHFLKDLMRLKN, from the coding sequence ATGAATCTTTTAATATTAGGTCACTTTGGTGGTCATAATACTGGAGATGAAGCAATGTTATATGGGTTGCTTACTCAATTGAATGTTAATTCGGATTTTAGAATCGAACTGGTGTCTAAGGGAAGTAGTTCTGATTATTTTTTTAACTTTCCCGTTAAAATTGTTAAGCCTGGTGTTAAGCAAATTTTATCATCTCTTAAAAATTCAGATTTTGTTATTTTATGTGGTGGTACTCATTTCCATGATGATTATGTGTTTTCTAGGTATCTTCGACATGTACGATACCTTTTCCGTTATTTGGGTATTTTTACCTTGGCAAGAATCTCCGGTAAAAAAGTATGTTTGATTGGAAATGGATTGGGACCGTTTAAATATTCTTTTACGAAAGTATTGACCCAAGCTGCAATTAGATTATCTAATCTTACTACGGTAAGAGATATGGCTTCCTATGAAGAAATTAAAACCTTGGGAATGGTATCAAGTAATACTTTTTTGACTTTTGATTTGGCTGCATTATTGCCCTTGAGCCGTTCTGAGATTGATTCAAGCCTAATAGGAGTTTCTTTGACTCCCTTGCATTATTATAATGCCGAAGGAGAAGATTTAAATCAACTCTATCAGGATCAGGTCTTTGATGGGCTTAATAAGGCAATGGTAGCCAATGCAAATTTGAAGGTTAAAATATTTGTTATTAGAGGTGGTGAAAGAGAGTCAGATGTGGATATCTCTCGTCTTCTTTTTAATAGACTTATTGGTATATTCTCTGAGAGTAGAGTGGCACTGTCTAACTTTAATTATAATCCAATCTCCACCTTAAATGAAATTGCAGAATGTAGAGGTGGCTTTATCGCTTCTAGATATCATTCAGCGATGTTAGGCTATATTTCTTCATTGCCCTTATTGTTTCTGGCTTACCACAGGAAGCTTGAGGACTTGGCCTTTGATGTAAAACTTCATCCTGACGCATGTGTCCCTTTGAATAAAAGTTATTTGGGGACTGATAAAATTAAAAATAGCATTTACGAATTATCTATTGGTAATGATCAAAGGTTTATTGCAGAAGTAACCCCTAACGTAATGGTGGAGAAATCGCTTGAAAATATTCATTTTTTGAAAGATTTAATGAGACTAAAAAACTAA
- a CDS encoding O-antigen polymerase, translated as MTSLTVYSRYSKLLAIAEISTIFFFIFIPYMGFSSYLKNFLFIFVAILFIKRKPSLSCSDVRFLKSFLGFFMIILLFICLKSLTNLNYKDGFMAFKELFLVFSGIFSSILYFFSMHPYFKSFPRIFIIYSFYILILFTFLTHNFDFLILNNLNNFISHGFNSASESIICFLYIPYCLYFIYNKKYSYLIISIFMMLVVGKRLPIFIVLFMLFLAYFKIYKIVNLKSLKVLYFLSIFFIYFIIINFGYGVYDDFIYNNLMVSPNQFSAGRYLIYYNLFKEYNVISLFGYNLGELSIYTSSLSFTNLTLVHSDILKIFVEFGIILGVLFFIYYLKFFYFFGYNFLLLFMFTFTFVIILISDNVFIYNTIQFIYFLIYFISQSEEKINIYRRSE; from the coding sequence TTGACTTCCTTAACAGTGTATTCTAGATATAGTAAGTTATTAGCAATTGCTGAAATTTCTACTATTTTTTTCTTTATTTTTATACCTTATATGGGATTTTCGTCATACCTTAAGAATTTTTTATTTATATTTGTTGCTATTCTTTTTATTAAAAGAAAACCGTCATTATCTTGTTCTGATGTTCGTTTTTTAAAATCATTTTTGGGTTTTTTTATGATAATTTTATTATTTATTTGCTTAAAATCTTTGACTAATTTAAATTATAAAGATGGATTTATGGCTTTTAAAGAACTTTTCTTAGTTTTCTCAGGGATCTTTTCTTCTATTCTTTATTTTTTCAGTATGCACCCTTATTTTAAATCTTTTCCTAGGATTTTCATTATTTACAGTTTTTATATATTAATTTTATTTACTTTTCTAACTCATAATTTTGATTTTTTAATTCTAAATAATCTTAATAATTTTATTTCTCATGGATTTAATTCAGCTTCTGAGTCAATAATCTGTTTTTTATATATACCGTATTGTCTTTATTTTATATATAATAAAAAGTATTCTTATTTAATTATTTCTATCTTCATGATGTTAGTAGTCGGTAAAAGATTGCCTATTTTTATTGTTTTATTTATGCTTTTTTTAGCATATTTTAAAATTTATAAAATAGTTAATTTAAAATCCCTTAAAGTTTTATATTTTTTATCTATTTTTTTTATTTATTTCATTATAATTAATTTTGGATATGGGGTTTATGATGATTTTATATATAATAATTTAATGGTTTCTCCTAATCAATTTAGCGCAGGACGTTATTTAATTTATTATAATCTTTTTAAAGAATATAATGTAATTTCATTATTCGGTTATAATCTTGGTGAATTGTCAATTTATACTTCCTCTTTGAGTTTTACTAATTTGACTTTAGTGCATTCCGATATTTTAAAGATTTTTGTTGAATTTGGTATTATTTTAGGTGTTTTATTTTTTATATATTACCTTAAGTTTTTTTATTTTTTTGGTTATAATTTCTTGTTATTGTTTATGTTTACATTTACATTTGTAATAATTCTGATTTCGGATAATGTATTTATTTATAATACAATTCAGTTTATTTATTTTCTAATTTATTTTATTTCTCAAAGTGAAGAAAAAATTAATATTTATAGGAGGAGCGAGTAG
- a CDS encoding polysaccharide biosynthesis protein gives MRSKGEFFEKKLVLLIIRLSSIGLSYLILYYMTNYDGGVSKYGEFSYFFSFIAIYSIFLKFGFDTMILRVDMNDVDLIRKKFSYFYFINIFQFFLNIILYISLKIPFYVVISAHLFSLSFVFSELLRRDNKVGLYLLFTNSFFLLIQFLLIIFVGSSHLPFIFFISYFINFIIVVKLVFSWYKQLILVSPSIIPFSVIRTYFNASVLEVSNSFNSHGITYIFSFFTTNDILGVFSICKKLSNGVELPYQILNISNAPVYSNLRNFSFEFRVFLKKQIKLFFIFGFLFPIFSYFLVFFLIDILLIPEKFINLFYVLSFILFLSKALNGLTGPTFTLIKIFGNLNSVARFQSIYYLISTFIILLSGYLSLYFHVNQLDLAIILTVLSSMSLLIINIFYLRILREKYNIVLFKFI, from the coding sequence ATGAGATCAAAAGGCGAATTTTTTGAAAAAAAATTAGTTCTTCTAATAATTAGACTATCAAGTATAGGTTTAAGTTATTTAATACTTTATTATATGACTAACTATGATGGTGGTGTTTCTAAGTATGGAGAATTTTCATATTTTTTTTCATTTATCGCAATATATTCAATATTTCTTAAGTTTGGTTTTGATACTATGATATTAAGGGTAGATATGAACGATGTAGATTTAATACGTAAAAAATTCTCATATTTTTATTTCATTAATATATTTCAATTTTTTTTAAATATAATTTTATATATCTCGTTAAAAATTCCCTTCTATGTTGTGATTTCTGCACACTTGTTTTCACTTTCGTTTGTGTTTTCTGAGTTACTCAGAAGAGATAATAAGGTAGGTTTGTATCTATTATTTACCAATTCATTTTTTCTTTTAATTCAATTTTTATTAATTATATTTGTTGGGTCAAGTCACTTACCGTTTATTTTTTTTATTTCTTATTTTATAAATTTTATAATTGTTGTAAAATTAGTTTTTTCGTGGTATAAACAATTAATACTAGTTTCTCCATCAATAATACCTTTTTCTGTTATAAGAACTTATTTTAATGCAAGTGTTTTGGAAGTTTCTAACTCTTTTAATTCTCATGGAATTACATATATATTTTCTTTTTTTACCACAAATGATATTCTAGGAGTTTTTAGTATTTGTAAAAAATTAAGTAATGGAGTTGAATTACCATATCAAATATTAAATATTTCAAATGCCCCAGTATACTCTAATTTAAGAAATTTTTCATTTGAATTTAGAGTGTTTCTGAAAAAACAAATAAAATTATTTTTTATTTTTGGGTTTTTATTTCCAATTTTTTCCTATTTTTTAGTTTTCTTTCTAATCGATATTTTGTTAATACCGGAAAAATTTATTAATTTATTTTATGTATTGTCCTTTATTCTATTTTTATCAAAAGCTTTAAATGGTCTTACAGGACCTACATTTACTTTGATTAAAATTTTTGGAAATCTTAATTCTGTTGCAAGATTTCAAAGTATTTATTATTTAATCTCCACGTTCATTATATTGTTGTCTGGTTATTTATCATTATATTTCCATGTTAATCAATTAGATTTAGCTATTATTTTGACCGTATTATCTTCTATGTCTTTACTTATTATAAATATTTTTTATTTACGAATACTTAGAGAGAAATATAATATAGTTCTATTTAAATTTATATAA
- the cysQ gene encoding 3'(2'),5'-bisphosphate nucleotidase CysQ: protein MNSKINIKQLTSLAKEASVVAGKAILEIYNSADFGVEMKGDNSPLTKADQAAHQVIENFLEKTGLPILSEEGKDIPYEVRKVWDYFWMVDPLDGTKEFIKKNGEFTVNIALIHEGQPILGVVYAPVLGWLYWGNKEEGAWKQEGSATAFQLKKRFSSEVKTIVASRSHLSPETQDFIDQYPGVEVISMGSSLKFMLVAEGKAQVYPRFAPTMEWDTAAAHGVILAMNGHMLQWPNNHIINYNKIDLLNPYFITFLLEINLNKKK from the coding sequence TTGAATTCAAAAATCAACATAAAACAACTTACCTCTCTTGCCAAAGAAGCTTCTGTAGTCGCAGGCAAAGCAATTCTTGAAATCTACAATTCGGCTGATTTTGGTGTTGAAATGAAAGGTGATAATTCTCCACTCACCAAAGCAGATCAAGCAGCGCATCAAGTAATTGAAAACTTTCTCGAAAAAACGGGACTTCCTATTTTATCTGAAGAGGGAAAGGACATTCCCTACGAAGTAAGAAAAGTTTGGGATTATTTTTGGATGGTAGATCCACTGGATGGAACCAAAGAGTTTATTAAAAAGAATGGAGAGTTTACGGTAAATATTGCTTTAATTCATGAAGGGCAGCCTATACTAGGTGTCGTTTATGCACCTGTTTTGGGATGGTTGTATTGGGGTAATAAAGAGGAGGGAGCTTGGAAACAAGAAGGGTCTGCCACTGCCTTTCAATTGAAAAAAAGATTTTCTTCAGAAGTTAAAACAATTGTTGCCAGTCGCTCCCATCTTAGTCCCGAAACTCAAGATTTTATCGATCAATACCCTGGAGTAGAAGTGATTTCTATGGGCTCTTCACTGAAATTTATGTTGGTCGCTGAAGGAAAAGCTCAGGTTTATCCTCGGTTTGCCCCTACAATGGAGTGGGATACTGCAGCAGCTCATGGTGTGATATTAGCGATGAATGGGCATATGTTACAATGGCCTAATAATCATATAATAAACTATAATAAAATTGATTTATTAAATCCATATTTTATAACTTTTTTGTTAGAGATAAATTTGAATAAGAAGAAATGA
- the cysN gene encoding sulfate adenylyltransferase subunit CysN: protein MSIQENNQLLRFTTAGSVDDGKSTLIGRLLFDSKSIFEDQIEAVKSSSEKKGFDYVDLSLLTDGLKSEREQGITIDVAYRYFATPKRKFIIADTPGHTQYTRNMVTGASTANLAIILVDARKGLLEQTYRHSFIASLLNIPHVVVCVNKMDLVDYSEDVYNKIVADYEAFSSKLDIKDVQFVPISALKGDNVVDRSENMHWYEGSTLLYHLEHVHIASDFNHIDCRFPVQMVIRPHTLDFQDFRGYAGRIDGGIFKPGDEVKILPSGFTSKVESIELNGEAIDEAYAPMSVTMTLEDEIDISRGDMIVRPNNQPKVEQDLEVMVCWMNQKSLQNRTKLIVKHTTKECQAMVKDIQYKVDVNTLHRIENIQKIGMNDIARISIRTAQPVFFDSYSKNRQTGSIILIDPNTNETVGAGMII, encoded by the coding sequence ATGTCTATACAAGAAAACAATCAATTACTTCGATTTACTACCGCAGGCTCAGTAGATGATGGGAAAAGCACATTAATCGGAAGACTTCTATTCGATTCCAAATCAATTTTTGAGGATCAAATTGAGGCTGTAAAGTCTTCTTCTGAAAAAAAAGGCTTTGATTATGTAGACCTATCACTTCTCACTGATGGATTAAAGTCCGAAAGAGAACAGGGAATCACTATTGATGTAGCCTACCGATACTTTGCCACCCCTAAGAGGAAATTTATCATAGCAGATACTCCTGGTCATACTCAATACACTCGAAATATGGTAACGGGAGCATCCACTGCTAACCTTGCCATTATTTTGGTAGATGCACGTAAGGGTTTATTAGAACAAACTTATAGGCACTCTTTCATCGCCTCGCTTTTGAATATCCCACATGTGGTAGTTTGTGTGAACAAAATGGATTTGGTAGATTATTCTGAAGATGTCTATAACAAAATTGTTGCAGATTATGAGGCTTTTTCATCCAAGTTGGATATCAAAGATGTTCAATTTGTACCCATTTCTGCTTTGAAAGGAGATAATGTTGTAGACAGATCTGAGAACATGCATTGGTATGAAGGCTCCACTTTATTGTATCATTTAGAACATGTTCATATAGCCTCTGATTTCAACCATATAGATTGCAGATTTCCTGTGCAAATGGTAATTCGTCCCCATACCTTGGATTTCCAGGATTTTAGGGGGTATGCAGGTAGAATAGATGGAGGAATTTTTAAGCCAGGTGATGAAGTGAAGATTTTACCTTCTGGATTTACTTCCAAGGTTGAAAGTATAGAACTGAATGGGGAAGCCATTGATGAGGCCTATGCTCCAATGTCAGTCACTATGACACTTGAAGATGAGATAGATATCAGTAGAGGGGATATGATAGTTAGACCTAATAATCAACCGAAAGTCGAGCAAGATTTAGAAGTGATGGTTTGTTGGATGAATCAAAAGTCCCTTCAAAATAGAACCAAGTTGATTGTGAAGCATACTACGAAGGAGTGCCAGGCCATGGTAAAGGATATTCAATATAAAGTCGATGTGAATACACTACATAGAATAGAAAATATTCAGAAGATAGGTATGAATGACATTGCAAGAATTTCTATACGAACAGCACAACCTGTTTTCTTTGACTCCTATAGTAAAAATAGACAAACCGGTTCCATTATCCTAATTGATCCAAATACAAATGAGACGGTCGGAGCTGGAATGATAATCTAA
- the cysD gene encoding sulfate adenylyltransferase subunit CysD, whose protein sequence is MGQYYLSHLKELEAEAIFIIREVVSQFEKPALLFSGGKDSILLAHLAKKAFYPAKIPFPLVHIDTGHNFPETLEFRDALVKELGVQLVVGSVQESIDKGRVREETGVNASRNSLQTITLLDTLEDLKIDAAMGGARRDEEKARAKERFFSHRDEFGQWDPKNQRPELWNLFNGRKHHGEHFRVFPISNWTEMDVWQYIKEENIALPSLYFSHERECVVRDEVILAKSEYLPLKEGEEIQKLVVRYRTCGDMPITGAVLSNADTLELIIEEVATTRTTERGTRADDKRGETAMEDRKKAGYF, encoded by the coding sequence ATGGGACAATACTATTTATCACATTTAAAAGAACTGGAAGCAGAGGCAATTTTCATCATACGCGAAGTTGTTTCTCAGTTTGAGAAGCCGGCTCTACTATTTTCAGGAGGAAAAGATAGTATTCTCTTGGCGCACCTTGCCAAAAAGGCATTTTATCCTGCAAAAATTCCATTTCCATTAGTTCACATTGATACCGGTCATAACTTCCCAGAAACCTTGGAATTTCGGGATGCTTTGGTTAAAGAATTGGGAGTACAATTAGTAGTGGGGTCAGTGCAAGAAAGTATTGACAAAGGGAGAGTTAGAGAAGAGACTGGGGTAAATGCTAGTAGAAATTCACTTCAGACGATAACTTTATTAGATACTTTAGAGGATTTGAAAATTGATGCTGCTATGGGCGGTGCCCGAAGAGATGAAGAAAAGGCTAGAGCGAAGGAGCGTTTCTTTTCCCATAGAGATGAATTTGGTCAGTGGGATCCTAAAAACCAAAGACCTGAGCTTTGGAATTTGTTTAATGGTAGAAAGCATCATGGGGAACATTTTAGGGTTTTTCCAATTTCTAACTGGACAGAAATGGATGTTTGGCAGTACATCAAGGAAGAGAATATTGCTTTGCCATCCTTGTACTTCTCTCACGAAAGAGAATGTGTGGTACGTGATGAAGTGATTTTAGCGAAGTCAGAATATTTGCCATTGAAAGAAGGGGAAGAGATTCAGAAATTGGTTGTTCGTTATAGAACTTGTGGAGATATGCCTATTACAGGAGCTGTTCTTTCGAATGCAGATACTCTTGAATTGATCATTGAAGAGGTTGCAACAACTAGGACTACAGAGCGTGGGACAAGGGCTGATGATAAACGAGGAGAAACCGCTATGGAAGATAGAAAGAAGGCGGGGTATTTTTAG
- the cysC gene encoding adenylyl-sulfate kinase, whose product MENHIHPTVFKISGQQRKERLKQQPKLIWFTGLSGSGKSTLANAVETQLFEDGYMTYLLDGDNIRTGLNKDLGFSDEDRIENIRRIAEVAKLMMNAGLLVVSAFISPFREEREMIAKLVGEENFLEVFVDCPIEVCEKRDVKGLYAKARKGIIKNFTGIDSPYEEPLNPAVHVHSDQEELKDSVQKVIKTISANICH is encoded by the coding sequence ATGGAAAACCATATACATCCTACTGTATTTAAAATTTCAGGACAACAGAGAAAAGAGCGCTTGAAGCAACAACCAAAGTTGATTTGGTTTACTGGCTTATCAGGTTCGGGAAAATCAACATTGGCAAATGCAGTAGAAACCCAACTTTTTGAGGACGGTTATATGACCTATTTGTTAGATGGGGATAATATTAGAACCGGTCTGAATAAAGATTTAGGCTTTTCGGATGAAGATAGAATTGAAAATATTCGAAGAATCGCAGAGGTGGCTAAGTTGATGATGAATGCAGGGCTCTTAGTTGTTTCCGCATTTATTTCTCCTTTTCGGGAGGAAAGAGAGATGATAGCAAAATTGGTCGGGGAAGAAAACTTCTTGGAAGTATTTGTGGACTGTCCTATTGAGGTTTGTGAAAAACGGGATGTAAAAGGGCTATATGCTAAGGCAAGAAAAGGTATTATCAAAAACTTTACAGGAATTGATTCTCCTTATGAAGAGCCCTTAAACCCAGCGGTTCATGTGCATTCTGATCAAGAAGAATTGAAAGATTCTGTTCAAAAAGTAATCAAAACAATTTCGGCAAACATTTGCCATTAA